From Glycine soja cultivar W05 chromosome 4, ASM419377v2, whole genome shotgun sequence, the proteins below share one genomic window:
- the LOC114408549 gene encoding probable 26S proteasome non-ATPase regulatory subunit 3, protein MTQDLEMRDRSTPSNSVSLPAPSTLQHLKEIASLIETGSYSKEVRRIARAVRLTIALRRKLTASAISSFLDLVLTPGSEVHAKLSAYLPKEDDHEMEVDAATSAIQTPAKHLLPELEIYCYLLVLLFLIDQKKYNEAKACSSASIVWLKNTNRRTVDVIASRLYFYYSYSYELTGDLAEIRGNLLALHRFATLRHDELGQETLLNLLLRNYLHYNLYDQAEKLRSKAPRFEAHSNQQFCRYLFYLGKIRTIQLEYTDAKESLLQAARKAPVAARGFRIQCNKWAVIVRLLLGEIPERTVFMQKGMEKALRPYFELTNAVRIGDLELFRNIADKFATTFNADRTHNLIVRLRHNVIRTGLRNISISYSRISLADVAKKLRLNSANPVADAESIVSKAIRDGAIDATLDHANGWMVSKETGDIYSTNEPQSAFNSRIAFCLNMHNEAVRALRFPPNTHKEKESAEKRRERQQQEQELAKHIAEEDDDDF, encoded by the exons ATGACTCAAGATCTCGAGATGAGGGATCGCTCAACGCCTTCCAACTCTGTTTCTTTGCCTGCTCCATCTACTTTGCAGC ATTTGAAGGAGATAGCGTCTCTTATCGAGACCGGTTCGTACTCGAAGGAAGTTCGTAGAATTGCTCGCGCTGTTCGCCTTACAATTGCGTTGAGGCGGAAATTGACAGCATCCGCTATCTCTTCTTTTCTCGACCTTGTTCTCACTCCAGGCTCTGAAGTTCACGCCAAATTGTCTGCGTATCTTCCCAAG GAGGATGATCATGAGATGGAAGTGGACGCCGCAACATCTGCTATTCAAACCCCAGCCAAACACTTGTTGCCTGAGCTAGAAATCTACTGTTACCTGCTTGTACTACTTTTTCTGATTGATCAGAAAAAATACAATGAG gCCAAAGCTTGTTCCTCGGCTAGCATTGTTTGGCTTAAGAACACAAACAGGAGAACTGTTGATGTTATTGCATCCAGACTGTATTTTTACTATTCGTATAGCTATGAGCTTACAGGAGATCTTGCTGAAATTCGGGG CAACCTCCTTGCATTGCACCGATTTGCGACTCTCCGCCATGATGAGCTGGGACAG GAAACACTTCTTAATTTGTTACTTCGAAACTACCTTCACTACAACCTATATGATCAGGCTGAGAAGTTGAGGTCCAAGGCTCCTCGATTTGAAGCACATTCAAACCAGCAG TTTTGTCGTTATCTCTTCTACCTTGGGAAAATTCGGACAATTCAGCTGGAGTATACAGATGCAAAAGAGTCTCTCCTGCAGGCCGCCCGGAAAGCTCCTGTTGCTGCAAGGGGTTTTCGAATTCAATGTAACAAGTGGGCTGTGATAGTGCGTTTACTGTTGGGAGAAATACCTGAGCGGACTGTCTTCATGCAGAAAGGAATGGAGAAAGCTTTAAGGCCTTACTTTGAGCTTACAAAT GCTGTGCGGATTGGAGACTTGGAACTGTTTAGGAATATTGCAGACAAGTTTGCCACTACCTTTAATGCAGACAGAACCCATAATTTGATTGTTCGTTTGCGGCATAATGTCATCAGGACTGGTTTACGCAACATCAGCATCTCCTATTCTCGCATCTCTCTAGCTGATGTTGCTAAAAAACTGAGGCTGAACTCTGCAAATCCTGTTGCAGATGCTGAGAGCATTGTATCAAAGGCTATTCGTGATGGTGCAATTGATGCTACATTGGATCATGCCAATGGTTGGATGGTGTCCAAAGAAACTGGAGATATTTACTCCACAAATGAGCCACAGTCAGCCTTCAATTCTCGGATTGCTTTCTGTCTTAACATGCACAATGAGGCGGTTCGAGCTCTTCGTTTTCCACCAAACAcacacaaagagaaggaaagtgctgaaaagagaagagagagacaaCAGCAAGAGCAAGAGCTGGCTAAGCATATTGCAGAGGAGGATGACGATGATTTTTGA